The following proteins are co-located in the Corynebacterium kalinowskii genome:
- the arc gene encoding proteasome ATPase: MTIPTPEEAQHTAEVRRLKGRLREFADRNTKLAELLKASRDKLALLYEEMEGLKTPPSTYGVFLEYAENQRAAEIFTGNRQMRLMVDPAMEKESLKPGMKVRLGEGSVVVEACGYTEEGTLATLTERFDEDRALIANQAGEEQVIRLAAALLKQERKPRPGDTLLVDLKSGYAFEVIPKTEVSRLALEDVPNVTYADVGGLNEQIEQIKDAVELPFAHPELFKDYQLSPPKGVLLYGPPGCGKTMIAKAVAHSLAERLGVQKGSYFLNVKGPELLNKYVGETERQIRLIFERARELAAEGRPVIVFFDEMESIFRTRGSGVSSDVETTVVPQLLAELDGVESLSNVIVIGATNREELIDPAILRPGRLDVKIRVSRPGKDQAKDIFTRYLTSNIPLATRPEVLIQEATDYLFEDKQFVELTLQDGTKETLHYRDFVSGAMIANIVGRAKKFAIKDQLEGGQPGISQDHLIKAIDTENRENEDLPNTSNPDEWARITGRHGGKVIAAKIVG; the protein is encoded by the coding sequence ATGACTATCCCGACGCCCGAAGAAGCACAGCACACAGCAGAAGTGCGCCGCCTCAAAGGCCGACTCCGTGAGTTCGCAGACCGCAACACCAAACTCGCCGAGCTACTCAAAGCCTCCCGCGACAAATTAGCGCTCCTCTACGAAGAAATGGAGGGCCTGAAAACCCCGCCTTCCACCTACGGCGTGTTCCTGGAATATGCGGAGAACCAAAGAGCCGCCGAGATCTTCACCGGCAACCGCCAGATGCGCCTCATGGTTGATCCAGCGATGGAAAAAGAGTCACTGAAGCCGGGTATGAAGGTTCGACTCGGCGAAGGCTCCGTCGTCGTAGAAGCCTGCGGGTACACCGAAGAAGGCACGCTAGCTACCCTCACTGAACGCTTTGACGAGGACCGCGCACTCATCGCAAACCAAGCGGGGGAAGAGCAGGTCATCCGGCTGGCCGCAGCGTTGCTCAAGCAAGAACGCAAACCCCGACCCGGCGACACATTGCTCGTAGATCTCAAATCCGGCTACGCCTTCGAAGTGATCCCTAAGACTGAGGTCAGCCGCTTGGCACTGGAAGACGTCCCAAATGTCACTTATGCAGATGTCGGTGGGTTGAACGAACAAATCGAGCAAATCAAGGATGCCGTCGAGCTCCCGTTCGCACACCCTGAGCTGTTCAAGGACTACCAGCTAAGCCCGCCGAAAGGTGTATTGCTGTATGGACCGCCGGGCTGTGGCAAGACCATGATCGCTAAGGCAGTTGCGCACTCGTTGGCCGAACGTCTTGGCGTGCAAAAGGGGTCATACTTCTTGAATGTGAAGGGCCCCGAGCTGCTGAACAAGTACGTGGGCGAAACTGAACGACAGATTCGACTCATCTTTGAGCGCGCCCGTGAGCTTGCCGCCGAGGGTCGCCCGGTCATCGTCTTCTTCGACGAGATGGAATCCATCTTCCGCACCCGTGGCTCCGGAGTCAGTTCAGACGTCGAAACCACGGTAGTCCCACAGCTCCTGGCAGAACTCGATGGCGTGGAGTCGCTCTCGAACGTCATTGTCATCGGCGCCACCAACCGCGAAGAACTTATCGACCCCGCCATCCTGCGCCCCGGCCGACTCGACGTAAAAATTCGGGTCAGCCGCCCAGGAAAAGACCAGGCCAAAGACATCTTCACCCGCTACTTGACCAGCAATATCCCGTTGGCCACTCGCCCCGAAGTACTGATCCAAGAGGCCACCGACTACCTCTTCGAAGATAAACAGTTCGTCGAACTCACCCTGCAGGACGGCACCAAAGAAACCCTGCACTACCGTGACTTTGTTTCCGGTGCCATGATCGCCAACATCGTCGGTCGTGCGAAGAAGTTCGCAATCAAGGACCAATTGGAAGGTGGCCAGCCCGGCATCTCCCAAGATCACCTGATCAAGGCGATCGACACTGAAAATCGCGAGAACGAGGACCTGCCGAACACCTCCAACCCTGACGAGTGGGCTCGAATCACCGGCCGCCACGGCGGAAAAGTCATCGCAGCAAAGATTGTGGGATAA
- a CDS encoding HNH endonuclease signature motif containing protein: MIAQATQILEQALVDDHSFESFGDLLRLKEVVARLETRMAAGKSRRELEKAGASASEGYRIERRANNWWNPDVPVEHQDLILGALDKLSPSSERRTEIYQLAAAAALKSTPRQTHEYTKKLVRQENEELAQDPFEAYRQRRFSLGNQDEHGGCKFNGYAPAATAALFKALIDQAFRTDQATRDEDEDRRTITQREADAFEQVLRWASSDRRSHTGHCSLIVSVTEWDEFDWQVKFGTNVGLDLNLMDVDYLSGDKVIDYIQVHDHNGAVKALVTASRSANFHQRLSLFGRDGVCQHPGCNVPASRCDAHHVVPWSRGGPTSIDNLALLCPKHHRLIDDSWLEDHLEMELGRAVMVQADGTRKRNESPAAQQAGGWQVVYGHPTRIAFTLS; the protein is encoded by the coding sequence ATGATCGCACAGGCCACGCAAATTCTTGAACAGGCGCTTGTTGACGATCATTCTTTCGAATCGTTTGGCGATTTGCTTCGTTTGAAGGAAGTGGTAGCCCGGCTCGAAACCAGAATGGCCGCGGGAAAAAGTCGTAGGGAGCTGGAGAAGGCCGGTGCCAGTGCTTCCGAAGGCTACCGCATCGAACGACGCGCCAACAATTGGTGGAATCCCGACGTACCTGTCGAGCACCAGGACCTCATCTTGGGCGCGTTGGACAAGCTTTCCCCATCTTCTGAGCGTCGCACAGAAATTTATCAGCTCGCAGCTGCGGCCGCGCTGAAATCCACCCCGCGCCAGACTCATGAGTACACCAAGAAGTTAGTGCGCCAGGAAAACGAGGAACTGGCTCAGGACCCGTTTGAAGCGTATCGCCAGCGTCGTTTTTCCCTGGGCAACCAAGACGAGCACGGTGGTTGCAAGTTCAACGGTTACGCCCCTGCAGCTACGGCAGCGCTGTTCAAAGCCCTTATTGATCAAGCGTTCCGGACTGACCAAGCTACCCGAGATGAAGACGAAGATCGTCGCACCATCACGCAGCGCGAAGCCGACGCTTTCGAACAGGTACTGCGTTGGGCATCCAGCGACCGTCGCTCCCACACCGGACATTGCTCCTTGATCGTCAGCGTCACGGAATGGGACGAATTCGATTGGCAAGTCAAGTTCGGCACCAATGTGGGGCTCGACCTCAATCTAATGGACGTTGACTATCTGAGTGGTGACAAAGTCATCGACTACATCCAAGTCCACGACCACAACGGCGCAGTAAAGGCCCTGGTCACTGCCAGCAGATCTGCCAACTTCCATCAACGGCTCTCACTTTTTGGCCGAGATGGGGTCTGCCAACATCCTGGCTGCAATGTTCCAGCAAGCAGATGCGACGCCCACCATGTTGTGCCGTGGTCGCGGGGAGGACCGACATCCATCGACAACCTCGCACTCCTGTGTCCAAAACACCACAGGCTTATCGACGACAGTTGGCTCGAAGACCACCTCGAAATGGAACTAGGTCGAGCCGTCATGGTACAAGCCGACGGCACCCGAAAACGCAATGAATCCCCAGCAGCTCAACAAGCCGGCGGCTGGCAAGTAGTGTATGGCCATCCAACCCGAATAGCGTTCACGCTATCGTAG
- a CDS encoding tRNA (adenine-N1)-methyltransferase — protein MANTGPFQAGDRVQLTDAKRRHFTIILEPGGSLHTHKGIVEHDKIIGADEGTVVESVMGGQWLCFRHLLVDHILSMPRGAAVIYPKDTAQILVEGDIFPGARVLEAGAGSGALSMALLRAIGPEGELVSYEIREDHLEFAESNVDGWFGGRPANWSPRLGDLQEVTLDDLGGQPVDRIILDMLAPWECLEVSSKLLVPGGVFMAYVATVPQLMKVMEGIREQKCFTEPKAWESLVREWKVEGLATRPEHRMNAHTAFLIWARRLADGTVAPRPQRRGRK, from the coding sequence ATGGCTAATACGGGACCTTTCCAGGCGGGCGACCGCGTCCAACTCACCGACGCTAAGCGCCGTCACTTCACCATCATCCTGGAGCCTGGCGGGTCCCTGCACACCCACAAGGGCATCGTTGAGCACGACAAGATCATCGGCGCCGATGAAGGCACCGTCGTGGAATCCGTCATGGGCGGCCAGTGGCTGTGCTTCCGCCACCTGCTGGTAGACCACATCCTGTCCATGCCACGTGGCGCGGCCGTGATTTACCCGAAAGACACTGCGCAGATCCTCGTCGAGGGCGACATCTTCCCAGGCGCCCGCGTCCTTGAGGCCGGCGCTGGCTCCGGCGCCCTGTCCATGGCGCTGCTGCGCGCCATCGGTCCGGAAGGGGAGTTGGTTTCTTACGAGATCCGCGAGGATCACCTGGAGTTCGCAGAGTCCAACGTGGACGGCTGGTTCGGTGGTCGCCCTGCCAACTGGTCGCCACGGCTCGGAGATCTGCAGGAAGTAACCCTGGATGATCTCGGCGGTCAGCCCGTCGACCGCATCATTCTGGACATGCTCGCACCGTGGGAGTGCCTCGAGGTGAGCTCCAAGCTCCTCGTCCCCGGCGGTGTGTTCATGGCGTACGTAGCCACGGTCCCACAGCTGATGAAGGTCATGGAAGGTATCCGCGAGCAGAAGTGCTTCACCGAGCCGAAGGCCTGGGAATCCCTCGTGCGCGAATGGAAGGTCGAGGGCCTGGCCACCCGCCCCGAACACCGAATGAACGCCCACACCGCGTTCCTGATTTGGGCACGCAGGCTTGCCGACGGCACCGTGGCTCCTCGTCCGCAACGACGCGGGCGGAAGTAG